ATAGTTCTGGGTTTCGGCAAAAGGCGGGCACCCGCCGTATTTTCTCACCGCATTGCCCCCGGCATTGTAGGCAGCCACCGCATTGGTAACAGCGTAATCTCCATAGCCAGAAAAGCTGTCCAACTGGCTCCGCAGGTAGGAAACGCCCCCAATGACATTTCCCAGCGGGTCATAAGGGTCTACCCCAACAGCCGTAGCCGTCCCTGGCATCAGCTGCATCAGGCCGATGGCTCCGGCACCCGAAAAACTGCCAAAATTGAAGTGGCTCTCGGTTTCCATGACGGAGGTCACCAGTAGCGGATCTACGTCGTACAGGCTGGCAGCATAGCAAATGGCATCTGTTATCCAGACTGCTTCATTGGCGTTGCCATTGTAGGCAACCACCTCCGCATAGACCACACTCCGAACATCTGCTGCCTCTGCCGTGCTTTCCCCGGGGAGGCCCCCTTGAAGCAAATATAGCGACATAATCGCTATCCAAAATAACCGTTTCACTCATTCACGCCCCCTGTATAAACTGTTTCGGTTATCGTTCTGTGCCGTACCGGCGTTTCCACTCCTGCCCATGTTTCATTGCGTGTTTCTTCTTCCACCGTGGTCTGGCTATACACTGCCTTTTGGGCACGGGTGGCCACGCTGGCACCATAATTCTGCTGGCTGGTACGGCAGGGAGATTCCTCATCCAGGACATTCCCCACTGCCACAGTAGAAAAGCCAGCCATGAGTAGAGACATGGCCACCAGCTCATCCATCTTCATGTTGTATGGCAAGAGGCTGTGACGTTTCTGCATGGCCTCCCGCTCATCCCGATATTCCTCGGCAATGTTGTCCGTCTTCTTTTCCCTTGCCCTCGGCCTCTCCCTTGCCAGCCGCCTTTGGGCATTCAAGATTTCCTGCTGGGCTTTGCGGATAAGGCTATGCTCCACATAGAGGCCGCTTACCCCCGGCATCACCGTCCACGGCGAACAAGCAAGTAGTGCCGCAATGACCAGTTCCTTTTTATGTCTGGCCAGAAGTTTTGCCGCTATGCTTTCATCGTCAGCTGGCCGCATGACCTTGTTCTTCTGCCAGAGCTTCTTCATTTCGGCCTTGTATTCAGCCTCGGCAGCATTTTCCTTGATGTCCTTGCCCTGCTCGTAAGCCTTGATGGCAAGAATCCGGGAATAAGCGTTCCGCACCCGCTGCAGAATCCCATCCACATAGGGTGCCGCCGTCTTGGACTTGGCTTTCTGCTGGCTGGTCTTTTTCAGCAGGGCATTGCGGATGGCCAGAGTGTCGTAGCCGTGCATCATGAGCTGCAGGGCACCTTGACCGCACTGGTATTCGCTGGCCGTGTCAAACTCCAGCCCTTCGGCAGAAAGCTCCAGCTGGCGGCTGTATTCTTCCTCCAAGGCATCTTCCTTGGCCAGCTGTGCGGCATTCTCAGCCATCTGCTCAACTACTGAATCTATGACTTCATCAGCGTAATCATATGCCTCTGCCAACCCCGTATCTTCCAGAAGAATCGCCCGGGGGCTTTGGCCTATCACATCATGCAAGGCTTCCCGGTCAAAATCCTTGTACCGCAAGAGACAGGTTTCAGCAATGTCCCTGTCCACGCCATTTTCCCAAAGTCTTCCTGCACGGCTCGGGTTCAGTGCCAGCCTCTCCTGCAGCAGATACTTCCAGATGGCCTGTGCCGTATAGTCCAAGGCCAGCATTTCCTTGAAGGTTTTGCCGGAAGGAAGCTTATCTTCTACCTTTTCCAGCCATTCCTGCTGCTTCTGGATAAGCCTCCGGGCTTTCTCCAATAATCCCTGGGCATAGCTGTGTTCCCGGCCTTTCTCTATGTGAGGGTTGCCCTCAATGATGGCTTTTTCTATATCTGCATCTGTGCGGCACTTGCGGATGAGCGACATGGTGATAAGGCAATCGAAGTATCTGCGGAAATTCCCTGCAATGCCCCCGTCATGCCCTGCCCGCCGAAAAGTCTTGTCATAGACCGCCAGACGGTTCTTATACATATCCAGAACACTGACCTCAGCCTTATCCGTGGTTGTCCCCTTGACTTCCCCGTCATACAGGAGAGCTTCGATGTATTTATCCTCCAGCCGTCCCGGCTCTCTTGCCACTGGGGAGGCTTTCTCCAAGGCTTGGGGCAGGAACTTCTCCGGGAAGCCCTCTTCCACCATCTGCCGGATTACTGCCCGTTCATCAGAAAAGCTCAATAAGTGGCAGCCCTTTTCAGCCATATAGCGTTTCAGGTATGACCTGTAAACAGCTGCCGGGGATTTTCCCTGCCCTACAGCCGGGCATCCTCGATACTCAAGTAAGCACTCTTTACCTGCTGGGCTTTTTCCATGAGCTTTTCCAGCTCGTCTATATGCTCACGCCCATAGTTGTGCAAGCGAGAATCCATGACATCGTAGACAGTCTCCGGCATGTACTTTTCCTGCACCAGAAGGTAGATGGCCACCTGCCCTTCGGCATGGAAGTTCCAGCCCTTTTCCCTGCCCTGGGGGCTTTCCAAAAGCTTGGCATACTCTGCCGCTGCTTCCTCACAAGCCTCTATGTCTTCATCCGCCTTTTTCCCTCTGGCCTCCGCCACAGCCCTGAACAGGTTGTTGGCGTATCTGTCAGCAACTTGGCCATCTGCTATCTGGCTGACAAAATATCCTTCGTCCTGAATGAACGCATGGACATCCCGCTCCGAAAAGCCTTGGTCAAGTAAAGCTGACAGGGCTTCTTCGTCTGCCGGGGCCAAGAGGTCTGCTATCTCCCTTTCGTGTCGTTCCCGCACCTCTTGATAGATGCGGCTCATTTCCCCGGCTTTATCGCTGGCCAGTGCCCTGATGTGCCCCGGCTCAATCCCTGCCGGAAGAATTTTCTCCAAGGCCTGTGCTGCCCCGGCCTCTTCCAGCTGTCCAAGGTAGAAGCTGTTATCCATAAGGCCGGATTTTACTTCCTCCCATGAGTAGCCCGCCTCCGCAAAGGCTCCCATGGCCTCCCGGTCTATTCCCTCGTAAAGGTCAGCCAGTCTATCCTGGGACAGCAGCCTATTCATCTGCCGCCGGTAGGCCTTTCTTATCTCAGCCATGCTGTCACCTTCTCATTTTCTTCCACGGACTGCTTGATGCCCTTGGCAATATCCGTCACGGTGCCTGTGAAAGAATACATCGTCATTGCCAAAGGCTTTGCCCATGTGGACTGTGTTGCTTTCCTCCATGGAGCCGTCCTTGATATGCCGGTTGAAATTGGCCTCCAGCTGGTTCATCCTTTCCTCCATGCGGGTCACTCTGGCGGCAAAGTAGATGATCAGAATGGTCAATAGGATTTCAAAACTCGATACCATAGATTATTTCCTCCCTGCTTTTTTCTTCCGGGTATTCCACCCTATTCTCTAAAATCCAATGCCTATTGAAGTCTGCTGCCCCATACTCTGTGAGGATTTCATTCATCCTGTTCAGTGCCTTTTTGTCTACTGCCACATAGGAAAGGGTGAAGGGGCAGTATTCCAAGGCCAAATCAAAGAGCCGGGAACCTTCCGGGCTGTCGTAGTAATACTGACGTTTCGGCGTGGCAGCTGCCACGATTTCAATCTGCCTCTGATTGAGGCCGAAGGTTTCATAGGTCTTCTTCTGGCTTTCCTCCAGAGCGTGGGTTATTGGGCAGGAAAATCCGGAATGGCAGTTGGGTGAGGATTGTGTCCAGCAGCGGAGATTTCGTAATATCCACCAAGGACTGGGTGGCGAAGACCACGCTGGCATTGTATTTACGGAGAACTTTCAGCCATTCCCTAATCTTCTCGGCAAACATGGGATTGTCGAAGAAGACCCAGCACTCATCCAGCACGATAAGTGTCGGTGCCCAGTGAGGCTCTGCTCGATGCGATGGAAGATATACATAAGTGCGGGTCCGACAATCATCTTGGAACCCATGAGCTTTTCCATTTCAAAGGTCTGCCAGCTGCCAATCTCCAAGTTGTCCGTGTCGGAATCGAAGATGGCACCATACTCGCCCTGATTGCCCTTGCTGTCAGCCAAGGCCAAGGGAGAAAAAGCCTCCTTGAGCTTGAAATCCTGCAAGTAGCCTACAAAGCCGGAAATGGTTCTGAACTCCTGTGCCATGCCTGACAGTGCCCCCAAGGCATCACGGATAATGCCCTTTACCTCCGGGGTAATCTCCATGTTCTCCTGCCGGAGGAAGTCACACAGCCATTCCTGTGCCCACTGGCGTTCGTTGTCATCGTCAATATGGGGCAAGGGGCTGGAAGGACAGCTCCCCCCTTCTCGCTGCCGAGGTCATAGAACTTGCCTCCCACACCTGTAGTCAGGATTTTGGAGGAAGCACCCTTGTCAAAAATAATGACCTGGGAATCCTTGTATTTGCGGAATGAGGCTTCCAAGCAGTTCAAGAGTACAGATTTACCGGCACCAGTGGGACCGACTACTAGGCTGTGCCCAACATCCCCCACATGAAGGTTCAGCCGGAAAGGGGTATTGCCTGTTGTCTGTGTGTATAGGGAGAGCGGGGCCTGACAGGTGCTTGTTTCTAGCGTGACCTGCCCAAATATCTGACAGGGGCATCATGTGTACCATGTTGCCCGGTGGATATCAGGGGACGGCGTACATTGTGTTGAGAGCATCCCCGGGATGCTCCCGACCAAGCATCAAGGGCATTCACATCTTCAATAACCGTCTGCTTCATGCCAAGAATTCACAAGACCTGACGCACCATCTTGGCTCGTTCCTCCACTACCT
The Selenomonas sp. AB3002 DNA segment above includes these coding regions:
- a CDS encoding lytic transglycosylase domain-containing protein, with amino-acid sequence MKRLFWIAIMSLYLLQGGLPGESTAEAADVRSVVYAEVVAYNGNANEAVWITDAICYAASLYDVDPLLVTSVMETESHFNFGSFSGAGAIGLMQLMPGTATAVGVDPYDPLGNVIGGVSYLRSQLDSFSGYGDYAVTNAVAAYNAGGNAVRKYGGCPPFAETQNYVVEVNGTYTQLLNRYYYQ